Proteins from a genomic interval of Callospermophilus lateralis isolate mCalLat2 chromosome 1, mCalLat2.hap1, whole genome shotgun sequence:
- the Mtrfr gene encoding mitochondrial translation release factor in rescue: protein MSISGLFRFPAPLTRLCRVPQGLGLWEKLTLLSPRIAATVVQMAGKKDCPALLPLDENELEEQFVKGHGPGGQATNKTSNCVVLKHIPSGIVVKCHQTRSVDHNRKLARKILQEKVDVFYNGENSPVYKEKREAAKKKQDRKKRAKETLEKKKLLKQLWESSKNSTEKNH from the exons ATGAGCATCTCAGGTTTATTCCGATTTCCTGCACCACTGACCAGACTATGCAGAGTGCCTCAGGGACTTGGGCTTTGGGAGAAGCTGACGCTGCTATCCCCAAGAATAGCTGCCACAGTGGTCCAGATGGCAGGCAAGAAGGACTGTCCTGCTCTGCTTCCCCTGGATGAGAATGAACTTGAAGAGCAGTTTGTGAAAGGACATGGTCCAGGGGGCCAAGCCACCAACAAAACCAGCAACTGTGTGGTGCTGAAGCATATCCCCTCCGGCATCGTCGTCAAG TGCCATCAGACAAGATCTGTTGATCACAACAGAAAGCTTGCTCGGAAAATCCTACAAGAGAAAGTGGATGTTTTCTACAATGGTGAAAATAGTCCTGTTTACAAAGAAAAACGGGAGGCAGCAAAGAAAAAGCAAGACAGGAAAAAAAGAGCAAAGGAAActctagaaaaaaagaaactattgaaacaaTTATGGGAATCAAGTAAAAATTCTACTGAGAAAAATCACTGA